The Marinilongibacter aquaticus genome has a window encoding:
- a CDS encoding glycosyl hydrolase: MKRTLAAFLLLCSFFAFGQKAPTTKIFAAPPDEFGIRCWWWWLNSNVTKASITRDLEAMKAKGFSGACVFDAGGQNQRGNADVPAGPLWGSPAWQKLFVHAVNEAERLGLELSLSIQSGWNLGGPRVSPEEAAKQTVFSELKIKGGKRVKVELPKPPMHDDFYREIAVLAYPLKQIPEDRPAIRDFENKSARKEVGWSVPETRNLLVDIESTPGEEDARLSQVIDLTAFVKEGYLNWKAPKGEWAILRMGYSTTTAEVSTSSGKWQGRVIDYLSEEAFNAYWARNVKPILDKIGSRAGHSLRYLQTDSFEAGGMNWTDNFAEEFQSRMGYDPIPYLPILAGRIIENREVSADFLNDFRKTIGELVSEHHYRLFAEKAAAYGMGIQPESAGPHAGPFDGLQNYSHSELMMSEFWSPSPHRSKPVDRFFVKQAASAAKIFNKKLVGAESFTTIGPHWNDVPWKTMKPAADHEFSAGLNLVFLHTFTNSPKEMGLPGQEYFAGTHVNPNVTWWPLAGAFFDYLKRIQYVAQSTRSVAEVLYYYGDHVPVLGRLKSDDPAGALPLFDYDLINEDKLLELDVRDGRIVLPYGEEYAILTLPNHGVLSLAVLKKLESLVKKGAIVQGEKPWGTASLVGAEQGDLESQGIIERLWPKEKGGFKQTGLGKMYWRAGAVSKTLLEEGQRPGLRILPNAVKADGEREFEFIHRRKEADDFFFISNQNPEAKHAEFIFDAKGRQPELWDPMTGESRNLRHFSIDDEGYLHIQLDFTTFQSYFVVFRNVELPFSASIFKPDFQKYKKVQTLKGAWELDFREEAGGPGKVVFSELKDWTKSNDPRIRFYSGVATYRKAFFAEKQATHLQLGELKDVGICRVKLNGVDLGIYWTPPYRIALNGALQKGWNTVEIEVVNSWRNRLIGDRSLPEDQKSTKTNITVREDWALEPSGLFGPVELLRAE, translated from the coding sequence ATGAAAAGAACCTTAGCTGCCTTTTTGCTACTTTGTTCATTTTTTGCTTTTGGGCAAAAGGCCCCAACTACAAAAATATTTGCAGCCCCGCCAGATGAGTTTGGAATACGTTGCTGGTGGTGGTGGCTGAACAGCAATGTGACAAAGGCCAGCATTACTCGCGATTTGGAGGCCATGAAAGCCAAAGGCTTTAGCGGAGCCTGTGTTTTCGATGCGGGCGGGCAAAACCAAAGAGGAAATGCAGATGTGCCCGCTGGGCCGCTTTGGGGTTCTCCGGCTTGGCAAAAATTATTTGTGCATGCGGTCAACGAAGCCGAGAGGCTGGGCTTGGAGCTTTCGCTCAGTATTCAAAGTGGCTGGAATCTTGGCGGCCCGAGGGTCTCGCCTGAGGAAGCTGCGAAACAAACAGTATTTTCTGAACTGAAAATTAAAGGCGGAAAACGTGTAAAGGTAGAGTTGCCCAAACCGCCGATGCACGACGACTTTTACCGTGAAATCGCGGTTCTGGCTTATCCTTTAAAGCAAATTCCAGAAGATCGTCCTGCCATTCGTGATTTTGAGAACAAATCTGCTCGAAAAGAAGTCGGTTGGTCAGTGCCCGAAACCCGCAATTTATTGGTGGATATCGAGTCGACTCCTGGGGAAGAAGACGCAAGATTGAGTCAAGTGATCGATCTGACCGCTTTCGTGAAAGAGGGCTATTTGAATTGGAAAGCTCCCAAAGGCGAGTGGGCGATTTTACGCATGGGCTATAGCACCACCACCGCGGAGGTGTCTACATCCAGTGGAAAATGGCAAGGCCGCGTGATTGATTATCTCAGTGAGGAGGCTTTCAATGCGTATTGGGCCAGAAACGTAAAACCCATTCTCGATAAAATTGGATCCCGTGCGGGGCATTCGCTTCGCTATTTGCAGACCGACAGTTTTGAGGCGGGCGGGATGAATTGGACGGATAATTTTGCAGAGGAGTTCCAGTCCAGAATGGGTTACGACCCAATACCCTATTTGCCTATTCTAGCAGGGAGAATTATTGAAAACAGGGAAGTTTCAGCAGATTTTTTAAATGATTTCCGGAAGACAATTGGGGAGTTGGTTTCTGAGCACCATTATCGACTTTTTGCAGAGAAAGCCGCGGCCTATGGTATGGGTATTCAGCCCGAATCGGCTGGGCCGCATGCCGGGCCCTTTGATGGATTGCAGAATTATAGCCATTCAGAATTGATGATGTCGGAGTTTTGGTCGCCCTCGCCGCACCGTTCAAAACCCGTTGACCGTTTTTTCGTAAAACAAGCGGCCAGTGCAGCGAAGATTTTCAACAAAAAACTGGTGGGTGCTGAGAGTTTTACAACCATCGGGCCGCATTGGAACGATGTGCCTTGGAAAACAATGAAACCTGCCGCCGACCACGAGTTTTCGGCGGGTTTGAATCTGGTGTTTTTACATACTTTTACCAATTCGCCGAAAGAAATGGGCTTGCCCGGGCAAGAGTATTTTGCCGGAACGCACGTAAACCCCAATGTAACGTGGTGGCCTTTGGCTGGAGCATTTTTCGATTATCTGAAACGTATTCAATATGTAGCTCAAAGTACACGTTCGGTGGCCGAAGTGCTGTATTATTACGGAGATCATGTGCCGGTTTTGGGGCGTTTGAAATCGGATGATCCAGCGGGGGCATTGCCCTTGTTCGATTACGATTTAATCAACGAAGATAAGCTGCTCGAATTGGATGTAAGGGATGGCCGAATTGTATTGCCGTACGGGGAAGAATACGCGATTTTAACCTTGCCCAATCATGGTGTCTTGTCTTTGGCTGTCTTGAAAAAGCTAGAAAGTTTGGTGAAAAAGGGGGCGATTGTTCAGGGAGAAAAGCCCTGGGGTACGGCGAGTTTGGTAGGTGCTGAGCAAGGCGATTTGGAAAGCCAAGGCATTATCGAAAGGTTGTGGCCAAAGGAAAAGGGCGGGTTCAAGCAAACGGGTTTAGGAAAAATGTATTGGAGAGCCGGTGCTGTATCCAAAACTTTATTGGAAGAAGGGCAGCGTCCGGGTTTGCGTATTTTGCCCAATGCGGTAAAAGCAGATGGGGAAAGGGAGTTTGAATTTATCCATAGACGTAAAGAGGCAGACGATTTTTTCTTTATCAGCAACCAAAATCCAGAAGCCAAGCATGCTGAATTTATTTTTGATGCAAAAGGACGCCAGCCCGAACTGTGGGACCCGATGACAGGTGAAAGTCGGAATTTACGGCACTTTTCCATTGACGATGAAGGATACCTGCATATTCAACTCGATTTCACCACCTTTCAATCGTATTTCGTTGTTTTTCGAAATGTCGAATTGCCCTTTTCGGCATCGATCTTCAAGCCGGATTTCCAAAAATACAAGAAGGTTCAAACCTTGAAAGGGGCCTGGGAGCTTGATTTTCGCGAAGAGGCTGGCGGGCCGGGTAAGGTGGTTTTTTCCGAATTGAAAGATTGGACGAAATCAAATGATCCCCGAATTCGCTTTTACAGCGGCGTGGCGACTTACCGAAAGGCGTTTTTTGCTGAAAAACAAGCCACGCATCTTCAATTGGGAGAACTGAAGGATGTGGGCATTTGTCGTGTAAAATTAAACGGGGTGGATTTGGGTATTTATTGGACTCCGCCATACCGTATTGCTCTGAATGGGGCTCTTCAAAAGGGCTGGAATACTGTTGAAATCGAGGTGGTGAACTCCTGGCGAAATCGTTTGATTGGCGACCGCAGTTTGCCTGAGGATCAGAAAAGCACGAAAACGAACATCACTGTACGTGAAGATTGGGCATTGGAGCCTTCGGGCCTTTTTGGGCCGGTAGAGTTGCTGAGAGCGGAATAG
- a CDS encoding amidohydrolase family protein, whose translation MIKRISLFFIFWCSGILLFGQETFHLNGLSNKKSIPYLLKGAYVHINAHEVLDNADVLFQNGKIVAVGSGLSAPNGAVEIDLAGKHIYPAFVDAFSDYGMPNVEPAKGVNWYNNKFASAKSGPFNNNEAIKSENSAAEQFKMDKKKAEKMRDLGFATAWVHVPDGISRGTGAVVSFAEAQENESVLKADVGRFFAFDRGSSTMSFPISIMGMVSLLRQTYLDADWYAKGGWQKERNLSLEAFNASKKLKPVFAAKNVDDILRADFVGDEFNEQYLIKGNGDEYQKLDLIKKTGASLIVPIDFPEAEKFIDPLEAQEMELMALRHWNLAPSNPKMLYEAKIPFAISAGDSKGFFDNLRKAIGRGLPEEAALAALTSVPAEMMGLSAQLGKIEKGFEANILVTDKPVFDEKSQRLSLWISGKEYKLNIPDRILDERFVLKIGSEIPEYRLEVKQENGKNKFSVFKSDSVKVKSKIGFEDESISIEIDLDSLGEGLMQGFLWPDGHFAGKAILGNGETVAWSAKPASELSESINEDKKGKKKEEGLIAKMQFPFAPYGFDEQPQAANYLIRNATVWTNEKAGILDEADVLVKNGKIASVGKNLSTKEQVKEIDGRGMHLTSGIIDEHSHIALYSINELETVSAQVRQRDALRSNDINIYRQLAGGVTAAQLLHGSADCIGGQSALIKMKWGEAADGLLIERAPRFIKFALGENVKRGNAFSGTNRYPVTRMGVEQVYMDAFSRAKDYQRQWKAYNALGNKKGVLPPRKDLKMEALVDILNDDLHITCHSYVQSEINMLMHVADTMDFKINTFTHILEGYKVADKMKERGIYGSTFSDWWAYKFEVREAIPYNNAIMNKVGVKTAINSDDAEMARRLNQEAAKTMLYGGLSEEEAWKTVTLYPATMLHLDERMGSIKVGKDADLVLWNANPLSIYARPEFTMIEGVIYFDEKEYEKKTEEIALEKNQLIQAMKNAKGGKSGSMEKKAGSDRVHCDSVLELGGISLDEL comes from the coding sequence ATGATTAAACGTATATCCCTGTTTTTTATCTTTTGGTGTTCCGGCATTTTACTTTTCGGTCAAGAGACATTTCACCTCAATGGCCTTAGCAATAAAAAGAGTATTCCCTACTTGTTGAAAGGGGCTTATGTGCACATAAATGCCCATGAGGTTTTGGATAATGCCGACGTGTTGTTTCAGAATGGAAAAATTGTGGCAGTTGGCTCTGGCCTTTCAGCACCCAATGGTGCGGTAGAGATTGATCTGGCAGGTAAGCATATTTATCCTGCATTTGTGGACGCCTTTTCCGATTACGGAATGCCCAATGTCGAACCAGCCAAAGGTGTCAATTGGTATAACAACAAGTTTGCGTCAGCCAAGTCTGGGCCATTCAACAACAACGAAGCCATCAAGTCGGAAAATTCGGCGGCAGAACAGTTTAAAATGGACAAGAAAAAGGCTGAAAAAATGCGGGATTTGGGATTTGCCACAGCTTGGGTTCATGTGCCCGATGGCATTTCTAGAGGTACAGGTGCTGTGGTGAGTTTTGCGGAAGCACAGGAGAACGAAAGTGTTTTGAAAGCGGATGTCGGTCGATTTTTTGCCTTCGATCGGGGTTCTTCCACCATGTCTTTCCCCATTTCAATTATGGGTATGGTGTCCTTGTTGCGGCAAACGTATTTGGATGCCGATTGGTATGCGAAGGGCGGATGGCAGAAGGAAAGAAACCTTTCTTTAGAGGCCTTCAATGCGAGTAAGAAATTGAAGCCCGTTTTTGCGGCTAAAAATGTGGACGATATTCTACGGGCCGATTTTGTCGGGGATGAATTCAATGAACAATATTTGATCAAAGGGAATGGCGATGAATATCAAAAATTGGACTTGATCAAAAAAACGGGAGCTTCGTTAATTGTTCCTATTGATTTTCCCGAGGCCGAAAAATTCATCGACCCTCTGGAAGCCCAAGAAATGGAGCTGATGGCCTTGCGTCACTGGAACTTGGCTCCGAGCAATCCCAAAATGTTGTATGAAGCTAAAATTCCTTTTGCCATTTCGGCGGGGGATAGCAAGGGCTTTTTCGACAACTTAAGAAAGGCCATTGGCAGGGGCTTGCCTGAGGAAGCGGCTTTGGCGGCTCTGACAAGCGTGCCGGCAGAGATGATGGGTTTGTCTGCTCAGCTTGGGAAAATCGAAAAAGGTTTTGAAGCGAATATATTGGTAACCGATAAGCCGGTTTTTGATGAAAAATCGCAAAGGTTGAGCCTTTGGATTTCTGGAAAGGAATATAAACTGAATATTCCCGATAGGATTTTGGATGAGCGTTTTGTTCTGAAAATTGGTAGCGAAATTCCTGAGTATCGCTTAGAGGTGAAACAGGAAAACGGAAAGAACAAGTTCTCCGTTTTCAAATCAGATTCGGTAAAGGTGAAATCGAAAATTGGTTTCGAAGACGAATCCATTTCCATCGAAATCGACTTGGACAGTCTTGGCGAGGGCCTCATGCAAGGTTTCCTTTGGCCCGATGGGCATTTTGCCGGAAAGGCGATTTTGGGTAATGGAGAAACCGTAGCGTGGTCTGCAAAGCCGGCTTCGGAGCTTTCGGAAAGCATAAATGAAGACAAGAAGGGCAAGAAAAAGGAAGAGGGCTTGATTGCAAAAATGCAGTTTCCTTTTGCTCCCTATGGCTTTGATGAACAACCCCAAGCTGCAAATTATTTGATCCGAAACGCCACGGTTTGGACAAACGAAAAGGCGGGGATTTTGGATGAAGCAGATGTTTTAGTGAAGAATGGAAAGATTGCCTCTGTAGGGAAAAACTTGTCGACTAAAGAACAGGTAAAAGAAATTGACGGTCGTGGAATGCACCTGACTTCAGGAATAATTGATGAGCACAGCCACATTGCTTTGTATTCCATCAACGAGTTGGAAACTGTTTCGGCACAGGTGCGGCAACGCGATGCACTTCGCTCCAACGACATCAATATTTATCGTCAGTTGGCGGGTGGTGTGACCGCAGCTCAACTCTTGCACGGCTCTGCCGACTGTATTGGCGGCCAATCGGCTTTAATCAAGATGAAATGGGGCGAAGCGGCGGATGGTCTTTTGATCGAAAGGGCTCCGAGGTTTATCAAATTTGCCTTGGGCGAGAATGTGAAACGTGGTAATGCTTTTTCGGGCACAAACCGTTATCCGGTTACCAGAATGGGTGTCGAACAAGTGTATATGGATGCGTTTTCACGAGCGAAAGATTACCAGAGACAATGGAAAGCGTACAATGCTTTGGGAAATAAAAAGGGCGTGCTGCCTCCAAGAAAGGATCTGAAAATGGAAGCGTTGGTCGATATTTTGAACGACGATTTGCACATTACCTGTCATTCGTATGTGCAATCCGAGATCAATATGTTGATGCATGTAGCCGATACGATGGATTTCAAAATCAATACATTTACCCACATTTTGGAAGGTTATAAAGTGGCCGATAAAATGAAAGAGCGGGGCATTTATGGCTCCACTTTCTCCGATTGGTGGGCTTATAAATTTGAGGTGCGTGAAGCCATTCCGTATAACAATGCGATTATGAATAAAGTCGGAGTGAAAACGGCAATCAATTCGGATGATGCCGAAATGGCCCGAAGGCTGAATCAGGAAGCCGCTAAAACAATGCTTTATGGTGGGCTTTCGGAAGAGGAAGCTTGGAAAACGGTAACTCTTTATCCGGCCACGATGCTTCACCTCGACGAAAGAATGGGCAGCATAAAAGTAGGAAAGGATGCCGATTTGGTGCTTTGGAATGCCAACCCGCTTTCCATCTATGCTCGCCCGGAGTTTACCATGATCGAGGGCGTGATTTATTTTGATGAGAAGGAATACGAGAAAAAAACAGAGGAAATAGCTTTGGAGAAAAACCAATTGATTCAGGCCATGAAAAATGCAAAAGGAGGAAAGTCGGGTTCAATGGAAAAGAAAGCGGGATCTGACCGTGTGCATTGCGATTCGGTGTTGGAGCTTGGTGGAATCAGCTTGGATGAACTTTAA
- a CDS encoding amidohydrolase family protein: MKRYLVYIISVAFAGQALAQNPAPGKVQDHPILIENGEIHVGNGQVFEGDILFENGQISKVAEHLENVPKDAERINATGKRVYPGIISPFSTVGLNETSSLRPTHDYNEMGEMNPSVRALIAYNTDSEVIPTVRGNGVLIGQTAPLGGLVSGRSSIMNYDGWNWEDAVLRADDGLWINWPRVFVDTYKKDLGKRVHEKSEKYEEQVETLRLLFEEAKAYLEGANALSNQNLGALQGVYSGDTKVYVVANSAKQIVAAMAFFREMKIGNVVLVGGREALLVKDLLKKYEIPVLVEGTHRLPESTDQDVWAPYKLPAELKKAGLKVGLYYNDEFWRSRNLPFVAGTTAAFGLEKEEALQMITLSNAEILGIADKVGSLEAGKQATLFISSGDALDMRTARVERAFIQGREVNLDDKQKRLYHKYEQKYGIE; encoded by the coding sequence ATGAAAAGATATCTGGTTTATATAATTTCGGTCGCATTTGCTGGTCAGGCATTGGCTCAAAATCCCGCACCGGGGAAAGTGCAGGACCACCCGATTTTGATTGAAAACGGTGAAATACATGTGGGCAATGGCCAAGTGTTTGAAGGCGATATTTTGTTTGAAAATGGCCAAATAAGTAAAGTGGCAGAACACCTTGAAAACGTGCCCAAAGATGCAGAAAGAATAAATGCCACAGGAAAAAGGGTTTATCCCGGCATTATTTCTCCTTTCAGTACGGTGGGTTTGAACGAAACAAGTTCACTTCGGCCTACGCACGATTACAATGAAATGGGGGAAATGAACCCTTCTGTAAGGGCCTTGATTGCTTACAATACGGACTCTGAAGTAATTCCGACAGTGCGTGGAAACGGCGTGCTGATTGGGCAAACGGCACCTTTGGGTGGTTTGGTATCTGGTCGTTCTTCCATCATGAATTACGACGGTTGGAATTGGGAAGATGCTGTTTTGCGAGCCGATGACGGTCTTTGGATCAATTGGCCAAGAGTGTTCGTCGATACGTACAAAAAGGATTTGGGCAAACGGGTACACGAGAAGAGCGAGAAATACGAAGAACAGGTTGAGACGCTTCGTCTGCTTTTTGAAGAGGCGAAGGCATATCTCGAGGGGGCCAATGCTTTGTCCAATCAAAATCTTGGAGCTTTGCAGGGTGTTTATTCAGGAGACACAAAAGTGTATGTAGTCGCCAACTCGGCCAAACAAATCGTGGCGGCTATGGCCTTCTTTCGTGAAATGAAGATCGGAAACGTGGTTTTGGTGGGAGGAAGAGAAGCTCTTCTGGTCAAAGATCTTTTAAAGAAATACGAGATTCCTGTTTTGGTTGAGGGCACGCACAGGCTACCGGAGAGCACCGATCAGGATGTATGGGCTCCGTATAAATTGCCTGCAGAACTGAAAAAGGCGGGTTTAAAAGTAGGGCTTTATTATAATGATGAATTCTGGCGATCTCGTAACCTTCCATTCGTGGCAGGAACCACCGCCGCCTTTGGTTTAGAAAAAGAAGAGGCTTTGCAAATGATTACCCTATCGAATGCCGAGATTCTTGGTATTGCCGATAAGGTGGGTAGTTTGGAAGCGGGAAAACAAGCCACTTTGTTTATCTCTTCGGGAGATGCCTTGGACATGCGAACGGCCAGAGTAGAAAGGGCCTTTATTCAAGGCAGAGAGGTGAATTTGGACGACAAGCAGAAAAGGCTTTATCATAAATACGAGCAAAAATACGGAATAGAGTAG
- a CDS encoding RagB/SusD family nutrient uptake outer membrane protein — MINIKKILVLSMIMAVGTSCEKKLELFPTNAFAKDNFWSSEANANIALIGAYRGGIEYGFQTVPTDWWTYCGLVFMDMATDNAYDRRGDNSTINRLTDGTLLQNNNVVEGYWKGSYKRISICNDFLENIDKVEISPAIISRMKAEVRFLRATTYFYMSQFWGDVPLVTQTLTPDEANNVTRTPKQEIVGFVESELKAAIEDLPNFGSIPSSESGRASKQAAMGFLGRLYLAEQRFAEAAAVYKQVIDMGENEIDPDYSSLFNDTNEMSKETIFSAQFYAGQAPNFMPQHTYPAVLGGWHFINPLESLASEYGFDDGSAFSYDDPRFDPSDMGANRDPRFRYNLLYDNTTFGGKKYICNPDSSSSLDQLTYSKQATRSGYGMRKFFNDSFNGDLQVGYGGNLPIIRYAEILLSYLEAKLEAGDAIDQALLDQTINQVRGRASVNMPAITETNAEPLRAVLRKERRIEMAFEGVRLWDLFRWEIADEVLQGDFWGASFPESQKYATATKKVDPTGDKRWFVTSKAFRQSDYIWPIPQSELNVNPQLGE; from the coding sequence ATGATTAATATTAAGAAAATACTTGTACTCAGCATGATAATGGCCGTCGGCACATCATGCGAGAAGAAACTGGAGCTTTTCCCGACCAATGCCTTTGCCAAGGATAATTTTTGGAGCTCTGAAGCCAATGCCAATATTGCTTTGATTGGTGCATATCGCGGAGGGATTGAGTATGGATTTCAAACCGTGCCAACCGATTGGTGGACTTACTGTGGGCTCGTATTTATGGATATGGCCACCGATAATGCATACGACAGACGTGGGGATAATTCTACAATAAACCGCTTGACAGACGGTACGCTCTTACAAAACAACAATGTGGTGGAGGGCTATTGGAAGGGTTCTTACAAAAGAATTTCGATTTGCAACGATTTCTTGGAGAACATTGATAAAGTGGAAATCTCTCCAGCTATAATTAGCCGAATGAAGGCGGAAGTACGTTTTTTAAGAGCAACTACTTATTTCTATATGTCGCAGTTTTGGGGAGATGTGCCCTTGGTTACGCAAACTCTCACACCCGACGAGGCCAACAACGTAACCAGAACTCCGAAACAAGAAATCGTAGGTTTTGTTGAAAGCGAATTGAAAGCAGCCATAGAAGACCTGCCTAATTTTGGAAGCATCCCTTCTTCTGAATCTGGACGAGCCAGTAAGCAAGCGGCGATGGGCTTTTTGGGCAGGCTTTACTTGGCCGAGCAACGCTTTGCAGAGGCAGCCGCGGTGTACAAACAAGTGATTGATATGGGTGAAAATGAAATAGACCCAGACTACAGCTCCCTTTTCAACGACACCAATGAAATGAGCAAGGAAACGATTTTCAGTGCACAGTTTTATGCCGGACAGGCTCCAAACTTTATGCCGCAGCATACGTATCCGGCAGTACTTGGGGGCTGGCACTTCATAAACCCTTTGGAAAGTTTGGCGTCTGAATACGGGTTCGATGACGGCTCGGCTTTTTCATACGACGACCCTCGCTTCGATCCGAGTGATATGGGAGCGAACCGCGACCCTCGTTTTCGATACAATCTTTTGTACGACAACACCACTTTTGGAGGAAAAAAATACATTTGCAATCCAGATTCGAGCAGTTCATTGGATCAACTTACATATTCGAAACAAGCGACACGCTCGGGATACGGCATGCGTAAGTTTTTCAACGATTCTTTCAATGGAGACCTTCAGGTGGGCTACGGCGGAAACCTGCCCATTATCCGTTATGCAGAGATATTGTTGAGTTATTTGGAAGCCAAACTTGAGGCAGGAGATGCGATCGACCAAGCCTTATTGGACCAAACAATCAATCAGGTGAGAGGAAGAGCTTCGGTGAATATGCCAGCAATAACAGAAACAAATGCAGAGCCGCTTCGAGCCGTTTTGAGAAAAGAGCGGAGAATAGAGATGGCTTTTGAAGGTGTGCGACTGTGGGATTTATTCCGCTGGGAAATTGCAGATGAAGTGCTTCAGGGCGATTTTTGGGGAGCATCTTTTCCCGAGTCCCAGAAATATGCCACTGCAACAAAAAAGGTAGATCCCACAGGGGATAAGCGATGGTTTGTCACAAGCAAGGCATTCAGGCAGAGTGACTATATTTGGCCAATTCCGCAATCGGAGTTAAACGTAAACCCCCAACTCGGAGAATAA